From Domibacillus sp. DTU_2020_1001157_1_SI_ALB_TIR_016, a single genomic window includes:
- the bioW gene encoding 6-carboxyhexanoate--CoA ligase — protein sequence MQEKKYYSVRMRASKNQSHEKGGQHISGGEQLVTYSDIKQAVDALLAKSLSHSRGKPDFMQIQFERVDDLVQHLNPLPVTTNTVHSTEQGQQLARQLLEKAGIPPQTIQKAYQLLTKYSGLSGAMLVDIHSGNRLDEATEKGIRVSRMDWPEENFKKWTQFSQMAPSARVKEAMTLAVKVSGHPAAVAELCWSDDPDYVTGYVAGKQIGYQRITNLKEYGDERGCRIFFVNSLEDITDYIGYLKTQPVLVQWEEHNDA from the coding sequence ATGCAAGAAAAAAAGTATTATAGCGTCAGAATGAGAGCGTCCAAGAATCAATCTCATGAAAAAGGTGGCCAGCACATATCGGGTGGTGAACAGCTGGTTACATACAGCGATATTAAACAAGCAGTTGACGCTCTGCTGGCTAAAAGCTTATCCCACTCCAGAGGAAAACCGGATTTTATGCAGATTCAATTTGAGCGCGTAGACGATCTGGTTCAACATCTTAACCCTCTGCCGGTTACCACTAACACGGTTCATTCTACTGAACAAGGGCAGCAGTTGGCCCGGCAGCTGCTAGAAAAAGCAGGTATTCCACCGCAAACTATTCAAAAAGCTTACCAGCTTCTCACGAAATATTCTGGACTTAGTGGCGCAATGCTGGTGGATATTCATTCAGGAAACCGACTGGATGAAGCAACCGAAAAAGGCATTCGGGTGTCTAGAATGGATTGGCCCGAGGAAAATTTCAAGAAATGGACTCAATTTAGCCAAATGGCTCCAAGCGCTCGAGTAAAAGAAGCCATGACACTTGCCGTAAAAGTAAGCGGGCACCCGGCTGCAGTAGCAGAACTATGCTGGTCCGACGATCCTGATTACGTCACCGGATATGTAGCCGGCAAACAAATCGGCTATCAGCGCATTACAAATTTAAAAGAATACGGTGATGAACGGGGCTGCCGCATTTTTTTTGTAAATAGCTTGGAAGATATAACAGATTACATAGGTTACTTGAAAACACAGCCTGTTTTGGTGCAGTGGGAGGAACACAATGACGCATGA
- the bioA gene encoding adenosylmethionine--8-amino-7-oxononanoate transaminase gives MTHELIEKSKKYLWLPFTQMKDYDEQPFIVERGEGIKVKDIHGKEYYDGFSSVWLNVHGHRKKELDNAIKQQLDKIAHSTLLGMTNVPATELAEKLVGISPEKLTRVFYSDSGAEAMEIALKMAFQYWQNIGKPGKQKFVSMRNGYHGDTIGAVSVGSIELFHHVYGPLMFDSFKAPIPYVYRSKSSDPATCRDECLRELEQLLAEHHNEIAALSIESMVQGAAGMIVMPEGFLSGVRRLCTQYDVLMIVDEVATGFGRTGKMFACEHEGVQPDLMAAGKGITGGYLPIAVTFATEQIYEAFYDDYTKLKTFFHGHSYTGNQLGCAVAIENLRLFELENIVHTVSEKSSELNQLLSELNELPCVGDIRQLGFMCGIELVQSKQTKQPFPANGRIGYHVSLKMRELGMLTRPLGDVIVFMPPLVSTKEDLQAMIAIMKQAIMEVTNVAIR, from the coding sequence ATGACGCATGAACTAATTGAAAAAAGCAAAAAGTATCTTTGGCTTCCTTTTACACAAATGAAAGATTATGATGAACAGCCCTTTATTGTTGAAAGAGGGGAAGGCATTAAAGTAAAAGATATTCATGGAAAAGAATATTACGATGGATTTTCTTCCGTCTGGCTCAATGTCCACGGACACCGCAAAAAAGAATTGGATAACGCTATTAAACAACAGCTTGATAAAATTGCCCACTCTACATTGCTTGGCATGACCAATGTTCCGGCAACAGAGCTTGCTGAAAAGCTTGTTGGCATCAGTCCGGAAAAGCTAACGCGTGTTTTTTATTCAGACAGCGGGGCAGAAGCTATGGAAATTGCGCTGAAGATGGCGTTTCAATACTGGCAAAACATCGGCAAGCCAGGAAAACAAAAATTTGTATCTATGAGAAATGGCTATCATGGCGATACCATTGGCGCTGTCAGTGTCGGTTCGATAGAGCTGTTTCACCATGTATACGGACCACTAATGTTTGACAGTTTTAAGGCACCGATTCCGTACGTGTACCGTTCGAAAAGCAGTGATCCAGCCACCTGCCGTGATGAATGCCTCAGGGAGCTCGAACAGCTGCTGGCAGAACACCACAATGAGATTGCTGCTCTTTCCATTGAATCAATGGTTCAAGGTGCGGCAGGCATGATTGTAATGCCGGAAGGATTTTTGTCAGGCGTACGCCGTCTCTGCACACAGTATGATGTATTAATGATTGTAGATGAAGTAGCAACCGGCTTTGGACGCACTGGGAAAATGTTTGCCTGTGAACATGAAGGCGTACAGCCGGACTTGATGGCGGCCGGTAAAGGTATTACGGGAGGATATTTGCCCATCGCAGTAACATTTGCGACAGAACAAATTTACGAAGCATTTTATGATGATTACACAAAATTGAAAACTTTTTTTCATGGTCATTCCTATACTGGAAACCAGCTTGGCTGCGCAGTGGCGATTGAAAACCTGCGTTTGTTTGAACTGGAAAACATTGTACATACAGTTTCAGAAAAAAGTTCGGAACTAAACCAGCTTCTCAGCGAGCTAAATGAACTGCCATGCGTGGGAGACATCCGGCAGCTCGGGTTTATGTGTGGCATCGAGCTTGTTCAATCCAAACAAACAAAACAGCCATTCCCGGCAAATGGGCGAATCGGTTATCATGTTTCTTTGAAAATGAGGGAGCTTGGCATGCTGACGCGGCCGCTTGGTGATGTCATTGTATTTATGCCGCCGCTTGTGAGCACCAAAGAAGATCTGCAGGCGATGATTGCGATTATGAAACAAGCCATTATGGAGGTAACTAACGTTGCAATTCGATGA
- the bioF gene encoding 8-amino-7-oxononanoate synthase, translated as MQFDDWLSGRLLQTRKAGLYRTLRTMQGAPHTEMVIDGEEQIVCSSNNYLGLAADERLIVAAQSALTTFGSGSSGSRLTTGNTEWHEKLEKKLAHFKYTEAALLFSSGYLANIGVLSSLPEKGDVILSDRFNHASIIDGCRLSKAKTVIYEHVNMHDLESRLQETQQHARRFIVTDGVFSMDGTITPLPELMRLAKRYHAYVIVDDAHATGVLGKYGRGTSEHFGVHPDVVIGTLSKAAGTEGGFAAGSQMLIDFLRNHARTFIFQTAMAPASCAASFAALEIIEQSEKKRIRLSAYITKIKTGLTKMGYFVKGDFTPIIPVMIGQAEKAVLFSQKLQEQGIYAPAIRPPTVPEGESRIRLTVTADHTEKEIQYILASFNLIGKELKII; from the coding sequence TTGCAATTCGATGACTGGCTCAGCGGGCGTCTTTTGCAAACAAGAAAAGCGGGTCTGTATCGGACATTACGGACCATGCAGGGGGCTCCGCACACCGAGATGGTCATTGACGGTGAAGAACAGATTGTTTGTTCGTCCAATAATTATTTGGGACTGGCTGCTGACGAACGGCTTATCGTTGCTGCTCAATCAGCCCTGACGACATTTGGTTCAGGAAGCAGCGGATCACGGTTAACCACAGGCAATACGGAATGGCATGAAAAACTGGAAAAAAAGCTGGCCCATTTTAAGTACACCGAAGCAGCTCTGCTGTTTTCAAGCGGCTATTTAGCAAACATTGGTGTGCTGTCATCACTTCCTGAGAAAGGAGACGTTATTTTAAGTGACCGCTTCAACCATGCCAGCATTATTGATGGGTGCCGGCTGTCAAAAGCAAAAACGGTCATTTACGAGCACGTTAATATGCACGACCTGGAAAGCAGGCTTCAAGAAACACAGCAGCATGCACGTCGGTTTATTGTAACAGATGGGGTGTTTAGCATGGACGGAACCATCACGCCATTGCCAGAGCTTATGCGCTTGGCTAAGCGCTATCATGCTTACGTCATTGTAGATGACGCCCATGCAACAGGTGTGTTAGGGAAATACGGGCGGGGAACGAGTGAACATTTCGGCGTGCACCCTGATGTTGTGATTGGCACATTAAGCAAGGCAGCGGGGACAGAAGGAGGATTTGCTGCCGGTTCTCAAATGCTCATTGATTTTTTACGCAATCATGCCCGGACGTTTATTTTCCAAACGGCCATGGCACCTGCCAGCTGTGCCGCTTCGTTTGCTGCTCTTGAAATCATTGAACAAAGTGAAAAGAAACGAATACGATTATCTGCATATATAACCAAAATAAAAACGGGATTAACCAAAATGGGCTACTTTGTCAAAGGAGATTTCACGCCCATTATTCCTGTTATGATCGGCCAGGCAGAAAAAGCCGTGCTGTTTTCCCAAAAACTACAGGAACAAGGCATTTATGCGCCTGCCATTCGGCCGCCGACTGTGCCAGAAGGCGAAAGCAGAATTCGGCTGACGGTTACAGCGGATCACACGGAAAAAGAAATTCAATATATATTGGCGTCCTTTAATTTAATTGGAAAAGAGCTGAAGATCATTTGA
- the bioD gene encoding dethiobiotin synthase gives MKNGFFITGTDTEVGKTVVSCSLAALLRKEVGDVGVFKPFLSGIEREHPDSDTSWLKKMSETPLSHEEITPFAFKEPLAPYTASKLEGETVELDDMLSHWSRIKQKHTSFIVEGAGGISVQLGEDFLVSDMIKALDLPIIIVARPNLGTLNHTFLTVHYAKSKGLKIAGIIINGISENPGLDEQTNPESMKQLCGVPILGMTPKLHEISKESIEDMAQKYLNTELILHQMEGVK, from the coding sequence TTGAAAAATGGATTTTTTATAACCGGTACGGATACGGAGGTAGGAAAGACGGTTGTTTCCTGCAGCTTAGCAGCGCTTTTAAGAAAAGAAGTCGGAGATGTAGGAGTATTTAAGCCGTTTTTAAGCGGAATAGAGCGTGAGCATCCGGACAGCGATACAAGCTGGCTGAAGAAAATGTCTGAAACGCCTTTATCCCATGAAGAGATTACGCCTTTTGCATTTAAAGAGCCGCTTGCCCCATATACAGCCAGCAAGCTGGAAGGCGAAACAGTGGAATTAGACGACATGCTCAGCCACTGGTCACGAATCAAGCAAAAACATACCTCTTTTATTGTTGAAGGAGCCGGCGGTATTTCAGTACAGCTCGGCGAAGATTTTCTGGTCAGCGATATGATTAAAGCACTTGACCTTCCCATCATCATCGTAGCCCGGCCTAATCTCGGTACACTGAATCACACATTTCTAACCGTTCATTATGCCAAAAGCAAAGGGCTGAAAATTGCCGGCATTATTATTAACGGAATCAGTGAAAATCCAGGCTTAGATGAACAAACCAATCCCGAATCCATGAAGCAGCTTTGCGGGGTGCCGATTTTAGGCATGACACCTAAGCTTCACGAAATCTCAAAAGAAAGTATTGAAGATATGGCACAAAAATATTTAAATACAGAACTGATTTTACATCAAATGGAGGGCGTAAAATAA
- a CDS encoding cytochrome P450, whose translation MTTNLHDIPPLYVASQEFLQNPYPFYETLRSIHPVYKGSLLKYHGWFVTGYEEVLAVLKDTRFQSRIPLPEASKKYEQLKNIQSGMMLFKNQPDHKRLRLLVSQVFTPNTVECSRPFIQETVNDLLAQVYENKKMDVVSDFAFPLASLVIAKILGVPAEDRNKFKEWTAAFIQTIDFTRSRKALANGTEITRKVIIYFKELIEKRREEPQDDLISRLIQEEQQGDKLSYDELLAACILLMIAGHETTVNLISNSILSLLQNPEQLKKLRSHPYLIDTAVEEFLRFESPAQLIARTASENIAVGGTTIQKGEQVYLLLGAANRDSKKFMNAHMLDITRSPNPHLAFGYGVHFCLGSSLARTEAQIAIQALVQNTTNLQLSSSNLHYRQLIGFRSLAELPVTFD comes from the coding sequence ATGACAACCAACTTGCACGATATACCGCCATTGTACGTTGCTTCCCAGGAATTCTTACAAAACCCATATCCTTTTTATGAAACGCTTCGTTCCATTCATCCTGTTTATAAAGGAAGCTTATTAAAATATCACGGCTGGTTTGTAACCGGTTATGAAGAAGTATTGGCAGTGTTAAAAGACACCCGGTTCCAAAGCCGTATCCCGCTTCCAGAAGCATCTAAAAAATATGAACAGCTTAAAAATATCCAAAGCGGTATGATGCTGTTTAAAAACCAGCCGGATCACAAGCGTCTGCGCCTGCTTGTCAGCCAAGTATTTACGCCAAACACGGTGGAATGCAGCCGGCCGTTTATACAAGAAACGGTGAACGATTTGCTTGCCCAGGTTTATGAAAATAAAAAGATGGATGTTGTATCGGATTTTGCGTTTCCATTAGCAAGCCTCGTGATTGCTAAAATCCTGGGAGTACCAGCAGAAGATCGGAATAAATTCAAAGAATGGACAGCTGCCTTTATCCAAACGATCGACTTTACCCGGTCTCGAAAAGCATTAGCAAATGGCACCGAGATAACCAGAAAAGTAATCATATATTTTAAAGAGTTAATCGAAAAGCGGAGAGAAGAGCCACAGGATGATTTGATCAGCCGCCTTATCCAGGAAGAACAGCAGGGAGATAAACTAAGCTATGATGAACTGCTGGCAGCCTGCATACTACTTATGATTGCCGGACACGAAACAACGGTGAACCTGATTAGCAATTCGATCCTTTCCTTGCTGCAGAATCCGGAACAGCTGAAAAAATTACGAAGCCATCCATACTTAATCGACACAGCGGTAGAGGAATTCCTGCGCTTTGAAAGTCCCGCGCAGCTGATAGCTCGCACTGCCTCAGAAAATATTGCGGTAGGGGGAACTACCATTCAAAAAGGAGAACAGGTTTATCTTCTTTTAGGAGCGGCTAATCGAGACTCTAAAAAATTTATGAATGCCCACATGCTCGATATTACAAGAAGCCCCAACCCGCACCTTGCATTTGGCTATGGTGTTCATTTTTGTTTAGGTTCTTCACTAGCACGGACAGAAGCACAAATTGCGATTCAGGCCCTTGTGCAAAACACTACAAACTTGCAATTGTCATCATCTAACCTACACTATCGACAGTTAATTGGCTTTAGGTCTCTAGCAGAATTGCCGGTGACTTTTGATTAA
- a CDS encoding cold-shock protein, translating to MERGKVKWFNGEKGFGFIERNGGEDVFVHFSAIQGEGFKNLDEGQEVEFEVEQGQRGPQAVNVHKL from the coding sequence ATGGAACGTGGAAAAGTTAAGTGGTTTAATGGCGAAAAGGGATTTGGATTTATTGAACGTAACGGCGGAGAAGATGTATTTGTACATTTCTCAGCAATACAAGGTGAAGGTTTCAAGAATCTTGATGAAGGACAAGAAGTGGAATTTGAGGTTGAACAAGGTCAAAGAGGGCCTCAAGCCGTTAATGTTCATAAATTATAA
- a CDS encoding putative holin-like toxin — MTTFQTLSLMIMFASLVVSIIVATKK, encoded by the coding sequence ATGACGACGTTTCAAACACTCTCACTTATGATTATGTTTGCATCTCTTGTTGTTTCGATTATTGTTGCAACAAAAAAATAA
- a CDS encoding DUF3221 domain-containing protein: MQSKKPTSIWISSELDDKKNGTIFDITAIDKNKTSALKTGQKIQVTHHSDLMYSNPAQGTAVEIELLEEGNAVVQGYIVREDEDTIRVMDKITKEEVVGKNHEGLEAYLRKHYDSEGYSISLVKIDEKTKSLLHIGQKVTVTTDWIFLTSPLSGTALEIKIEEE; the protein is encoded by the coding sequence ATTCAAAGTAAAAAACCCACGTCTATCTGGATTTCTTCAGAGCTAGATGATAAGAAGAATGGCACAATATTTGATATAACGGCAATTGATAAAAACAAAACCTCCGCATTAAAAACGGGTCAAAAAATACAAGTTACCCATCATTCTGATTTAATGTATTCTAATCCTGCGCAGGGAACAGCAGTTGAAATTGAACTTTTGGAAGAAGGAAATGCTGTGGTGCAAGGTTATATCGTTAGGGAAGATGAAGATACAATAAGGGTTATGGACAAAATTACAAAAGAAGAAGTCGTAGGGAAAAACCATGAAGGGCTAGAAGCATATTTAAGAAAACATTATGACAGCGAAGGGTATAGTATTAGCCTGGTTAAAATCGATGAAAAAACAAAATCATTACTCCACATTGGACAAAAAGTGACGGTAACAACGGACTGGATATTTCTTACGTCGCCGTTAAGTGGAACTGCCTTAGAGATAAAAATTGAAGAAGAGTAA
- a CDS encoding tyrosine-type recombinase/integrase: MNHNAKPRTLQRRISCLKSLSSFCLKERYMESDFMAGIQALKSDKNLPVYMSLEELQKLFRFLEKDERPLAYRNNVLFKLLATSGMRRQELVDLTWEQVNLDNQTIRVFGKGKKERLLPMHMIVVPLFHHYKEHLAEHQLHDTEPVFLNKNEEKMTPHGLHVIFKDILLKAGLPPKRFSLHYFCSTLFLYKCFYRPTEIECVFSLPLLLRVLYLY; the protein is encoded by the coding sequence TTGAATCATAACGCCAAACCCCGAACCTTGCAGCGCCGCATTTCCTGTTTAAAGTCATTGAGTTCATTTTGTTTAAAAGAACGTTATATGGAATCAGACTTTATGGCGGGCATTCAAGCTCTGAAATCCGATAAAAATCTTCCTGTTTATATGTCTTTGGAAGAACTACAAAAGCTTTTCCGCTTTTTAGAAAAGGATGAGCGACCGCTTGCCTATCGAAATAATGTATTATTTAAGCTGCTGGCTACGTCAGGAATGCGCAGACAGGAGCTTGTGGATTTAACCTGGGAACAAGTGAATTTGGACAATCAGACCATTAGAGTGTTTGGAAAAGGAAAAAAAGAACGCCTCCTCCCTATGCATATGATTGTAGTGCCTTTATTTCATCACTACAAAGAACATTTGGCAGAACATCAATTACATGATACAGAACCCGTGTTTTTAAATAAAAATGAAGAAAAAATGACTCCTCACGGCTTGCACGTCATATTCAAGGATATCTTACTAAAAGCTGGACTGCCGCCGAAACGGTTTTCCCTTCATTATTTTTGCTCAACATTGTTTCTATATAAGTGTTTCTATCGTCCAACTGAAATAGAATGTGTCTTTTCCCTACCTCTTCTTTTGAGGGTATTATACCTGTATTAA
- a CDS encoding glucose-1-dehydrogenase: MYPDLKGKSVVITGASSGLGRAMAVRFGREGAKVAVNYYQNEEDGKKVAQEVQQAGGEAIWLQGDVSKEQDVKALIAKTAEAFGSIDIMINNAGIENEVPSEKLSLDDWNKVIDTNLTGMFLGCREAISYMLDHGIKGNVINMSSVHEVIPWPHFVHYAASKGGVNMLTQTLALEYAPKGIRVNSIGPGAIDTPINAEKFSDPKAKADVESLIPMGYIGKPEEIAAAAAWLASSESSYVTGITLFADGGMTKYPGFQAGRG; this comes from the coding sequence ATGTATCCTGACTTAAAAGGAAAATCAGTGGTGATTACCGGCGCTTCTTCAGGACTGGGCCGGGCGATGGCTGTCCGCTTTGGACGTGAAGGCGCGAAGGTGGCAGTAAATTATTATCAAAATGAAGAGGACGGAAAAAAAGTAGCCCAGGAAGTGCAGCAAGCGGGCGGGGAAGCGATTTGGCTGCAGGGAGATGTATCAAAGGAGCAGGATGTAAAAGCTTTGATCGCAAAAACAGCAGAAGCGTTCGGCTCTATTGATATCATGATTAACAACGCCGGCATTGAAAATGAGGTTCCATCCGAAAAGCTGAGCCTCGATGATTGGAACAAAGTAATTGATACGAACTTAACAGGCATGTTTCTCGGCTGCCGCGAAGCGATCTCTTACATGCTTGATCACGGGATTAAAGGAAATGTCATTAATATGTCCAGTGTTCATGAAGTGATTCCATGGCCACATTTTGTGCATTATGCGGCTAGTAAAGGCGGCGTGAACATGCTGACGCAGACATTGGCGCTTGAATATGCCCCGAAAGGCATCCGTGTAAACAGTATCGGGCCTGGAGCGATTGATACGCCGATTAATGCCGAAAAATTTTCGGACCCGAAGGCAAAAGCAGACGTCGAATCTCTCATTCCAATGGGTTATATCGGAAAGCCGGAAGAAATCGCGGCTGCTGCCGCCTGGCTTGCTTCTTCAGAATCAAGCTACGTAACAGGTATCACGCTTTTTGCCGACGGAGGCATGACGAAGTATCCCGGTTTTCAAGCGGGCAGAGGCTGA
- a CDS encoding GRP family sugar transporter, whose amino-acid sequence MTILIALLPALTWGSIVLVSVKLGGDSHSQTLGITIGALVFAFGMYLWAQPSVNTTAWMAGVVSGLFWAVGQKNQLGSVPHLGVSKAVPISTGMQLAATTLFGVIVFKEWTTATAVLLGIISIVLIITGVVLTSITGGGEDPSKESGSRRKGLLLLLISTAGYLLYVVIIRWFNIDSWAAILPQAIGMFIGAVLLTLKHKPFNKYALRNTLSGILWGIGNLGLLLSVPRIGVATSFSLSQTGVIISTLGGIFLLGEKKTKKQLVLVLAGCLLIAAGGVLVGFTKI is encoded by the coding sequence ATAACGATTTTAATTGCACTTCTTCCTGCTTTGACATGGGGAAGTATCGTACTGGTGAGCGTAAAATTAGGCGGCGATTCTCATAGCCAGACTCTCGGCATTACCATTGGAGCGCTTGTTTTTGCTTTCGGTATGTATTTGTGGGCCCAGCCTTCCGTGAATACAACCGCTTGGATGGCGGGTGTTGTCTCCGGCCTTTTCTGGGCGGTTGGCCAGAAAAACCAGCTCGGCAGTGTACCGCATCTTGGCGTTTCAAAAGCAGTGCCGATTTCTACTGGTATGCAGCTGGCCGCCACGACTCTTTTTGGCGTTATTGTCTTTAAAGAGTGGACGACCGCTACAGCGGTTTTACTGGGGATTATATCGATCGTATTGATTATCACAGGGGTCGTGCTGACATCGATTACAGGAGGCGGAGAAGACCCGAGTAAAGAATCGGGCAGCCGGCGAAAAGGGCTGCTTCTGCTGCTCATCTCAACAGCGGGCTACCTGCTCTACGTTGTGATCATCCGCTGGTTTAACATCGACAGCTGGGCCGCTATTCTGCCTCAAGCAATCGGGATGTTTATCGGTGCCGTGCTGCTGACGCTTAAACATAAGCCTTTTAACAAATATGCTCTACGCAATACTTTGTCTGGCATCCTTTGGGGCATTGGCAATCTCGGACTGCTTTTGTCTGTACCTAGGATCGGCGTGGCCACCAGCTTCTCCTTGTCTCAAACAGGTGTCATTATTTCAACACTGGGCGGCATTTTTTTATTAGGAGAAAAGAAAACGAAAAAACAGCTTGTCCTTGTGCTGGCAGGCTGCCTGCTTATTGCAGCCGGCGGCGTGCTCGTCGGTTTTACAAAAATATAA
- a CDS encoding ABC-F family ATP-binding cassette domain-containing protein has protein sequence MNVFTMEGVTKTVGEKELFQHISFSITEGDKIGILGINGTGKTTLLNVIAGLDDWDEGKKDHPNDYSISYLSQNPDFDENMTIMDYLYASQSPVFSAIKEYERALLRLQENAEDESVQQELMKQQQRMDDLGAWDTSAEAKTILTKLGLPNFGQKLSELSGGQKKRAALAKTLIETPDLLILDEPTNHLDYDSIKWLQEYLKKSQKAVLFVTHDRYFLDAVADKIWELERGKLYEYKGNYADFLEAKAIREENETLEQGKKESLFKKELAWMRKGAKARTTKQKARIQRFEVLDAEVKQKHSSEALQMDLGGARLGKKVLELQNIQKSFGSQAILTDFSFLFKRGDRIGIVGRNGSGKSTLLNIIAGRETVDAGSLDQGQTVKIGYYTQENEDMDESMRMIEYIRETAESIQLKDGSFVSAAQMLEKFLFPMHTHGTLIRKLSGGEKRRLYLLNILMSAPNVLLLDEPTNDLDTQTLTILEDYLEHFSGVVVTVSHDRYFLDKVCHQLLVFKGQGTVDFYYGSYSEFLEEKQETPAEEAKPKVAAAPPRPERKKKMSYSETREWETIEDDMEAAEQRLAAISEEMATAGSDFEKLNLLMAEETELKEKLDHMLERWEYLAEKAGE, from the coding sequence ATGAACGTTTTTACAATGGAAGGCGTAACAAAAACAGTAGGGGAAAAAGAGCTGTTTCAGCATATTTCTTTTTCGATCACAGAAGGAGATAAAATTGGTATTCTCGGTATCAATGGAACTGGTAAAACAACACTTTTAAACGTGATTGCCGGCCTGGATGACTGGGACGAAGGGAAAAAGGATCATCCGAATGACTATTCAATTTCATATTTGTCTCAAAATCCGGATTTTGATGAGAATATGACCATTATGGATTATTTATATGCCAGCCAATCACCGGTTTTTTCGGCGATTAAAGAGTATGAGCGGGCGCTTCTTCGGCTGCAGGAAAATGCCGAAGACGAATCGGTGCAGCAGGAGCTTATGAAGCAGCAGCAGCGAATGGATGATCTGGGCGCATGGGATACAAGCGCGGAAGCCAAAACAATCTTAACAAAGCTGGGCCTGCCGAATTTTGGGCAAAAGCTGTCTGAACTGTCTGGCGGCCAGAAAAAGCGGGCTGCTCTTGCTAAAACGCTCATTGAAACACCGGATTTGCTTATTTTGGATGAGCCGACGAACCACTTGGACTATGACAGTATTAAATGGCTTCAGGAATACTTGAAGAAATCGCAGAAAGCGGTGCTGTTTGTCACGCATGACCGGTATTTTCTCGATGCGGTCGCGGATAAAATTTGGGAGCTTGAGCGCGGAAAGTTGTATGAGTACAAAGGCAATTATGCAGACTTCCTCGAAGCAAAAGCCATTCGGGAAGAAAACGAGACGCTTGAGCAGGGGAAAAAAGAAAGCTTGTTTAAAAAAGAGCTTGCCTGGATGCGCAAAGGGGCCAAAGCACGCACAACCAAACAAAAAGCCCGTATTCAGCGCTTTGAAGTCCTGGATGCGGAAGTGAAACAGAAGCACAGCAGCGAAGCCCTTCAAATGGACCTTGGCGGCGCCCGTCTTGGCAAAAAAGTGCTCGAGCTTCAAAACATTCAAAAATCTTTTGGCAGCCAGGCGATTTTAACCGATTTTTCCTTTTTGTTTAAGCGGGGGGACCGGATTGGAATTGTCGGACGCAACGGCAGCGGGAAATCCACACTGCTTAATATTATCGCAGGGCGGGAGACGGTAGATGCCGGCAGTCTGGACCAGGGGCAGACCGTGAAAATCGGCTACTATACGCAGGAAAATGAAGACATGGACGAAAGCATGCGGATGATTGAGTACATCCGGGAAACAGCCGAATCAATTCAGCTTAAAGACGGCAGCTTCGTTTCGGCCGCACAGATGCTGGAAAAGTTTTTGTTCCCTATGCATACGCATGGCACATTGATCCGAAAGCTTTCAGGCGGGGAAAAGCGGCGCCTTTATTTATTAAATATTTTAATGTCCGCACCAAACGTTCTTTTATTAGACGAACCGACGAATGATCTCGACACGCAGACCCTGACAATTTTAGAAGACTATCTGGAACACTTTTCGGGTGTTGTTGTAACGGTATCCCATGACCGCTATTTCCTTGATAAAGTGTGTCACCAGCTGCTTGTTTTCAAAGGACAGGGTACGGTTGATTTTTACTATGGAAGCTATTCTGAGTTTCTTGAGGAAAAGCAGGAGACACCTGCTGAAGAAGCGAAGCCAAAAGTGGCAGCTGCACCGCCGCGCCCGGAACGAAAAAAGAAAATGTCGTATTCGGAAACACGCGAGTGGGAAACGATTGAGGATGACATGGAAGCTGCGGAGCAGCGGCTGGCGGCCATCTCGGAGGAAATGGCGACTGCGGGCAGTGATTTTGAAAAATTAAATCTGTTAATGGCCGAAGAAACAGAACTCAAAGAAAAGCTTGACCACATGCTGGAAAGATGGGAATACTTAGCAGAAAAAGCAGGCGAATAA